In a genomic window of Vairimorpha necatrix chromosome 12, complete sequence:
- a CDS encoding reverse transcriptase: MIYKTNKYLNADASSERSVMVDYYWSAKSYFFLLLKWLYEKRVHIENKHFYAEFTRTIEGTETTIREHIQKIYNIKTELSLRNLNDFETLSSYNKWNGSQAGQIYHSLIYDSMYKEKLAKNSYIALRKQLLDILYPKTKYRILSNKIDKIKQTDYKTINEYMEKILQELEGYIHVNELTRKEVERKQEEIFFKGLGAHTTIKITDQRLKTASFEEVINFLSELEETIIAQLTDAKQYCATTISDSKVKKTFSNKKWCKYHQSKFHNTKDCSLHRNDKEPKNNLLISELKTITQDGIKIQGKLNSKKLQFFIDTGATYNYIHKKLLKELDLKPIEAKPVTMIFGSGTKETTSLSVETKLALDEKEFFVKFYVLERIPEDLIIGYEFLVANNAILNINKRMLVLENNKKIPFIDAEKSTKESLDEILYETTLYERISTDIFGPFKYYEQKDNSTPEEKTGYILTISDIFSRETKLFFFKSFKTRQIIESIIYWTKIKEQPKHVISDNGRQYTSSALKNYFEEVGINHILIPTYAPKSNGISERINQTIAFILSINKNQTYSTSHKGNTVYKRNLTASKLDRKYGPKRLIEEVGSKGNWVRLKGDKTWTHIRNLKF; encoded by the exons ATGATATATAAAACCAATAAATACTTAAACGCTGATGCTTCTTCGGAACGATCAGTTATGGTCGACTATTATTGGTCAGCCAAATCTTATTTCTTCCTATTG CTCAAATGGCTATACGAAAAAAGAGTTCATATcgaaaataaacatttctACGCTGAATTTACGCGAACCATAGAAGGAACCGAAACTACCATCAGAGAgcatatacaaaaaatttataatattaaaacagAACTTTCACTAAGAAATCTAAATGATTTTGAAACACTTTCTAGTTATAACAAGTGGAACGGCTCCCAAGCTGGACAAATTTACCACAGTTTAATTTACGATAGCATGTACAAAGAAAAACTTGCTAAGAATAGCTATATTGCTCTAAGAAAACAGCTTCTTGATATACTTTAcccaaaaacaaaatacaGAATActttctaataaaatagataaaattaagCAGACGGACTATAAAACCATAAACGAATATATGgagaaaattttacaagaaTTAGAAGGATATATACACGTAAATGAATTGACAAGGAAGGAGGTAGAAAGAAaacaagaagaaattttctttaaaggTCTAGGTGCACACAccacaataaaaattacagACCAACGACTTAAAACGGCTTCATTCGAAGaagtaattaattttttatcggAATTGGAAGAAACCATCATAGCACAATTGACAGACGCTAAACAATACTGTGCAACCACGATATCTGACtctaaagtaaaaaaaaccttttcaaacaaaaaatggTGTAAGTATCACCAATCGAAATTTCATAACACAAAGGACTGTTCCCTGCATAGGAATGATAAAGAACcgaaaaataatttacttATTTCGGAACTAAAAACAATTACTCAAGATGGAATCAAAATACAGGGAAAGTTGAACTCTAAAAAGCTACAATTTTTCATTGATACAGGCGCAACATACaattatattcataaaaaattattaaaagaattagATCTAAAACCTATCGAGGCAAAACCAGTAACCATGATATTTGGAAGTGGTACTAAGGAAACGACATCCTTATCCGTAGAAACAAAGTTAGCGCTTGAcgaaaaagaattttttgttaagtTTTATGTGTTAGAAAGAATACCAGAAGATTTAATTATAGGATATGAATTTCTTGTCGCCAACAATgctatattaaatattaacaaAAGAATGCTAGTTTTGgagaataataaaaagatccCTTTCATCGACGCAGAGAAGTCGACCAAAGAGTCACTTgatgaaatattatacgAAACCAC GCTATATGAACGGATATCGACGGACATATTCGGACCGTTCAAATATTACGAACAAAAAGACAATTCAACTCCTGAGGAAAAGACAGGATATATTCTGACTATATCagatatattttcaagAGAGaccaaattatttttctttaaatcttttaaaacaaGACAAATAATCGAGTCGATAATTTATTggacaaaaataaaagaacaGCCTAAGCACGTAATATCAGATAACGGCAGGCAATACACGTCGTCAGCACTAAAGAACTATTTTGAAGAAGTAGGAATAAATCATATATTGATACCTACTTATGCACCCAAATCTAACGGAATCTCAGAGCGAATAAATCAGACTATCGCGTTCATACTATccattaataaaaatcaaa CATATTCCACCTCTCATAAAGGAAATACagtttataaaagaaatttgacCGCCTCTAAACTTGATCGCAAATATGGACCAAAAAGGTTAATTGAAGAAGTTGGATCTAAAGGGAATTGGGTACGACTCAAAGGCGATAAGACATGGACGCATATTCGAAATTTGAAGTTCTGA